In Cryptomeria japonica chromosome 10, Sugi_1.0, whole genome shotgun sequence, a genomic segment contains:
- the LOC131045246 gene encoding germin-like protein 9-3, producing the protein MIILMALNISGMTNASDPDIISDFVLPPGQNPANLDGNFFTFTGFRQVGSNNLTWQSNVKVTKASMAEFPALTGLSVSMAVLQFPAGGVNPPHTHPRASELLYLLTGSLVVGVVDTTGKLFTQTLYAGDLFVFPKGLLHFQLNNDYKNQAFAVSGFGSANAGTVSLPSALFTSGINSDVLAKSFKTDTKTIDMLKAALTA; encoded by the coding sequence ATGATAATCTTAATGGCTCTCAATATATCGGGAATGACAAATGCATCAGATCCTGATATCATCTCTGATTTTGTTCTTCCTCCGGGCCAAAATCCAGCAAATCTTGATGGCAATTTCTTCACCTTCACGGGATTCCGACAGGTTGGGAGCAACAATTTAACCTGGCAGAGCAATGTGAAAGTAACAAAGGCATCAATGGCAGAGTTCCCTGCTTTAACAGGCCTGAGCGTTTCTATGGCAGTGCTGCAGTTCCCAGCTGGCGGGGTGAACCCTCCCCACACACACCCTCGAGCTTCTGAACTTCTCTATCTTTTGACCGGATCTCTCGTTGTTGGAGTCGTTGACACCACCGGAAAGCTCTTCACGCAGACCCTCTATGCAGGAGATTTGTTCGTGTTTCCCAAAGGACTCCTCCATTTCCAATTGAATAACGACTATAAGAACCAGGCATTCGCTGTTTCTGGGTTTGGAAGCGCCAATGCGGGCACTGTTTCGCTGCCCTCTGCTCTGTTTACGAGTGGTATAAATAGCGATGTTCTGGCAAAGTCATTCAAGACAGACACCAAAACTATTGACATGCTCAAGGCTGCCCTCACAGCTTAA